A single genomic interval of Tursiops truncatus isolate mTurTru1 chromosome 1, mTurTru1.mat.Y, whole genome shotgun sequence harbors:
- the PTGS2 gene encoding prostaglandin G/H synthase 2, translated as MLARALLLCAALALCGAANPCCSSPCQNRGVCMSVGFDQYKCDCTRTGFYGENCTTPEFLTRIKLFLKPTPNTVHYILTHFKGVWNIVNNIPFLQNMIMRYVLISRSHLIDSPPTYNVHYGYKSWEAFSNLSYYTRVLPPVPDDCPTPMGVKGRKELPDSKEVVEKVLLRRKFIPDPQGTNMMFAFFAQHFTHQFFKTDHKRGPAFTTGQSHGVDLNHVYGESLERQHKLRLFKDGKMKYQIIGGEMYPPTVKDTQVEMIYPPHVPEHLRFAVGQEVFGLVPGLMMYATIWLREHNRVCDVLKHEHPEWDDEQLFQTSRLILIGETIKIVIEDYVQHLSGYHFKLKFDPELLFNQQFQYQNRIAAEFNTLYHWHPLLPDTFQIDGQDYKYQQFVYNNSLLLEHGLTQFVESFTRQIAGRVAGGRNLPVAVEKVSKASIDHSREMKYQSFNEYRKRFLLKPYKSFEELTGEKEMAAELEALYGDIDAMELYPALLVEKPRPDAIFGETMVEVGAPFSLKGLMGNPICSPEYWKPSTFGGEVGFKIIKTASIQSLICNNVKGCPFTSFSVQDPQLTKTVTINASSSHSGLDDINPTVLLKERSTEL; from the exons ATGCTTGCCCGCGCGCTGCTGCTCTGCGCCGCCCTGGCGCTCTGTGGTGCAG CAAATCCTTGCTGTTCCAGTCCATGCCAGAATCGAGGTGTATGTATGAGCGTAGGATTTGACCAGTATAAATGTGACTGTACCCGAACAGGATTCTATGGTGAAAACTGTACCACAC CTGAATTTCTGACAAGAATAAAATTATTCCTGAAACCCACTCCAAACACAGTGCACTACATACTTACACACTTCAAGGGAGTCTGGAACATTGTCAATAACATTCCCTTCCTGCAGAATATGATTATGAGATATGTGTTGATAT CGAGATCACATCTGATTGACAGCCCGCCAACTTATAATGTGCACTACGGCTATAAAAGCTGGGAAGCCTTTTCTAACCTGTCCTATTACACCAGAGTTCTTCCTCCTGTGCCTGATGACTGCCCAACACCCATGGGTGTCAAAG GGAGGAAAGAGCTTCCTGATTCAAAAGAAGTTGTGGAAAAAGTACTTCTAAGAAGAAAGTTCATCCCTGATCCCCAGGGCACAAATATGATGTTTGCATTCTTTGCCCAGCACTTCACCCATCAATTTTTCAAGACAGATCATAAGCGAGGACCAGCTTTCACCACGGGACAGAGCCATGGG GTGGACTTAAATCATGTTTATGGTGAATCTTTGGAGAGACAGCATAAACTGCGCCTTTTCAAGGatggaaaaatgaaatatcag aTAATTGGTGGTGAAATGTATCCTCCCACAGTCAAAGATACTCAGGTCGAGATGATCTACCCCCCTCATGTTCCTGAACACCTGCGGTTTGCTGTGGGGCAGGAAGTCTTTGGTCTGGTGCCCGGTCTGATGATGTATGCCACAATTTGGCTGCGGGAACACAACAGAGTGTGTGATGTTCTTAAACATGAGCATCCAGAATGGGACGATGAACAGTTGTTCCAGACGAGTAGGCTAATACTGATAG GAGAAACTATTAAGATTGTGATTGAAGACTATGTACAGCACCTGAGTGGCTATCACTTCAAACTGAAGTTTGACCCAGAGCTGCTTTTTAACCAACAATTCCAGTACCAAAACCGTATTGCTGCTGAGTTTAACACACTCTACCACTGGCATCCCCTTCTGCCTGACACCTTTCAGATTGATGGCCAGGACTACAAGTATCAGCAATTTGTCTATAACAACTCCCTCTTACTGGAACACGGCCTCACTCAGTTTGTTGAATCATTCACCAGGCAAATTGCTGGCAGG GTTGCTGGTGGTAGGAATCTTCCAGTTGCAGTAGAGAAAGTATCAAAGGCTTCAATTGACCACAGCAGAGAGATGAAATACCAGTCTTTTAATGAGTACCGCAAGCGCTTTCTGCTGAAGCCTTATAAATCATTTGAAGAACTTACAG gagagaaggaaatggcTGCGGAGTTAGAAGCGCTCTATGGTGACATTGATGCCATGGAGCTGTATCCTGCTCTGCTGGTAGAAAAGCCTCGACCAGACGCCATCTTTGGGGAGACCATGGTAGAAGTTGGAGCACCATTCTCCTTGAAAGGACTTATGGGTAATCCTATATGTTCTCCTGAGTACTGGAAGCCTAGCACTTTTGGTGGAGAAGTAGGTTTTAAAATCATCAAGACTGCCTCAATTCAGTCTCTCATCTGCAATAACGTGAAAGGCTGTCCTTTTACCTCATTCAGTGTTCAAGACCCACAGCTCACCAAAACAGTCACCATTAATGCAAGCTCTTCCCACTCTGGACTAGATGATATCAACCCCACAGTACTACTAAAAGAACGTTCAACTGAACTGTAG